A DNA window from Pseudomonas tohonis contains the following coding sequences:
- a CDS encoding trimeric intracellular cation channel family protein, with product MSGALAAGRRNMDLFGVSLIAFLTALGGGTVRDILLGHYPVSWTQHPEYIFLTIGAGLMAMLLSRFMHHLRQLFLVLDAMGLIAFTVIGCNVALGLDYALPVVAMAGIITGIFGGILRDILCNRTPQVLRQELYASVSLLVALLYLGLRQQGVDDDLNLLASFSVGMLLRLSAIRFGWSLPMFSYAPGRWEH from the coding sequence ATGTCCGGTGCCCTCGCCGCCGGCCGGCGCAACATGGACCTGTTCGGCGTCAGCCTCATCGCCTTCCTCACCGCCCTCGGCGGCGGCACCGTCCGCGACATCCTCCTCGGCCACTACCCGGTGAGCTGGACCCAGCACCCCGAATACATCTTCCTAACCATCGGTGCCGGCCTCATGGCCATGCTCCTGTCACGCTTCATGCACCACCTGCGCCAGCTGTTCCTGGTGCTCGACGCCATGGGCCTGATCGCCTTCACCGTGATCGGCTGCAACGTCGCCCTGGGCCTGGACTACGCCCTGCCGGTGGTGGCCATGGCCGGGATCATCACCGGCATCTTCGGCGGCATCCTCCGCGACATCCTCTGCAACCGCACCCCGCAGGTCCTGCGCCAGGAGCTCTACGCCAGCGTCTCCCTGCTGGTCGCCCTCCTCTACCTGGGCCTGCGCCAGCAAGGCGTCGACGACGATCTCAATCTGCTCGCCTCCTTCAGCGTCGGCATGCTGCTGAGGCTGTCGGCGATCCGCTTCGGCTGGTCGCTGCCGATGTTTTCCTATGCGCCGGGGCGGTGGGAACATTAA
- a CDS encoding methyl-accepting chemotaxis protein, whose amino-acid sequence MPSLRTVSLQTKILLAFTLVNLISIATFISYAQYVKSLDIREQMDNRLRAAAHAVPRLLGNDYLERARTADGLREGEYLEQVRNLGEYAGEVGLKFAYTLMVDSGGRVFYLSDGASSGEIASDSYAKHLEEYADASPAVTRAARSNQAQFDEYTDSYGTFRSIFLPMRTSAGQPYVVGVDVTLSSLDAAIADSLRSLLLIGAVTLGIGLLLSWLATRMLVHAIRQLTGQLNRIAQERDLSHALAVTSNDELGQMGTRLSGLLQDLRQTLSGALGMADSNQQLAETFLHRADDITQQIQQAAHQLADVDQHGQSIQQAAGQSHSLAGAVRSNLERTSAELSRAHQELQQLIADVHGSTSSNIELATDLDGLSREAEQIGKVLQMIAGISEQTNLLALNAAIEAARAGEAGRGFAVVADEVRKLAGQTKSVLADAHQVIDQVTGAIRQIAQRMGSTAERSRTLAGNADEALDALDALVRQMDEVNANVEQALTSSENIQHAVADMSGRLGDMRGAFEHTRQDVDAINHSAAELGETARALKSGLGAFRT is encoded by the coding sequence ATGCCCTCGCTGCGCACCGTCAGCCTGCAGACGAAGATCCTGCTGGCTTTCACCCTGGTCAACCTGATCAGCATCGCCACCTTCATCAGCTACGCGCAGTACGTGAAGTCCCTGGACATCCGCGAGCAGATGGACAACCGCCTGCGCGCGGCGGCACACGCGGTGCCGCGCCTGCTGGGCAACGACTACCTGGAGCGCGCCCGGACGGCCGACGGCCTGCGCGAGGGCGAGTACCTGGAACAGGTGCGCAACCTCGGCGAGTACGCAGGCGAGGTGGGCCTGAAGTTCGCCTACACGCTGATGGTCGACAGCGGCGGCCGGGTGTTCTACCTCTCCGATGGCGCCAGCAGCGGCGAGATCGCCAGCGACAGCTATGCCAAGCACCTGGAGGAATACGCCGACGCCAGCCCGGCGGTGACCCGGGCGGCCCGCAGCAACCAGGCGCAGTTCGACGAGTACACCGACAGCTACGGGACCTTCCGCTCGATCTTCCTGCCCATGCGCACCAGCGCCGGCCAACCCTATGTGGTGGGCGTGGACGTGACCCTGAGCAGCCTCGATGCGGCCATCGCCGACAGCCTGCGCAGCCTGCTGCTGATCGGCGCGGTGACCCTGGGCATCGGCCTGCTGCTGTCCTGGCTGGCCACGCGCATGCTGGTCCACGCCATCCGCCAGCTCACCGGGCAGCTCAACCGCATCGCCCAGGAACGCGACCTCTCGCACGCCCTCGCCGTCACCAGCAACGACGAACTCGGGCAGATGGGCACGCGCCTATCGGGCCTGCTGCAGGATCTGCGGCAGACGCTCTCCGGTGCACTCGGCATGGCCGACAGCAACCAGCAACTGGCGGAAACCTTCCTCCACCGCGCCGACGACATCACCCAGCAGATCCAGCAGGCCGCGCACCAACTGGCCGATGTCGACCAGCACGGCCAGTCGATCCAGCAAGCCGCAGGGCAATCCCACAGCCTCGCCGGCGCGGTGCGCAGCAACCTCGAACGCACCAGTGCCGAGCTCAGCCGCGCCCACCAGGAGCTGCAGCAACTGATCGCCGACGTACACGGCAGCACCTCGTCCAACATCGAGCTGGCCACCGACCTCGACGGCCTCAGCCGCGAGGCCGAGCAGATCGGCAAGGTGCTGCAGATGATCGCCGGCATCTCCGAACAGACCAACCTGCTGGCGCTCAACGCCGCCATCGAGGCCGCGCGCGCCGGTGAGGCCGGACGTGGTTTCGCGGTCGTGGCGGACGAGGTACGCAAGCTCGCCGGCCAGACCAAGAGTGTGCTCGCCGATGCCCACCAGGTGATCGACCAGGTGACCGGCGCCATCCGCCAGATCGCCCAGCGCATGGGCAGCACCGCCGAGCGTTCGCGTACCCTGGCCGGCAATGCCGACGAGGCGCTGGACGCCCTCGATGCGCTGGTCCGGCAGATGGACGAGGTGAACGCCAACGTCGAGCAGGCGCTGACCAGTAGCGAGAACATCCAGCATGCGGTGGCCGACATGTCCGGCCGCCTGGGCGACATGCGCGGCGCCTTCGAGCACACCCGCCAGGACGTCGACGCCATCAACCATTCCGCCGCCGAACTGGGCGAGACGGCGCGTGCCCTGAAAAGCGGCCTGGGCGCCTTCCGCACCTGA
- a CDS encoding sensor domain-containing diguanylate cyclase has translation MPFGPPPKLNLRSLILLFALTATLATLANNLLMTYGIQRQALVQNALEANRAYAAKLAASINESLSGDLERLRFSATPLGNMPGNTQQMALEAERLLQDHSFNTVLVANAEGTVVASKPDSLGINGQALRSREALQQRRAMVSPAFRSLAGNLIVFVSHPIWGRDGQYLGLIGGTIYLGKPNALDSLVSQHFHHDASNVYLVDPDRKVLFHPDASRVGKCLRANPIVDAVLKGESGAMQAVNTRGVEMLAGYASVPLSGWGVVAQQPLAALEELMMRLLAGLPPMSLLGVGLILWISARISRPLRQLAESAAQPERVEKALRVKAWYAEAWMIKRALLAGLEVIRAKLGQLDQQTKSNPLTGLANRRAMEERLQARQRLGTPFSVISLDIDHFKRVNDTFGHDTGDDVLRQFAELLRQGCRERDLPCRVGGEEFILLLPEAPLRTAAEVAERFRARQEATPIAPVGQITVSLGVVHWSPRGGGTAYKTF, from the coding sequence ATGCCGTTCGGGCCGCCCCCCAAGCTCAACCTGCGCAGCCTCATCCTGCTGTTCGCCCTCACCGCGACCCTGGCGACGCTCGCCAACAACCTGCTGATGACCTACGGCATCCAGCGCCAGGCGTTGGTGCAGAACGCCCTGGAGGCCAACCGTGCCTATGCGGCCAAGCTCGCCGCCAGCATTAACGAGAGCCTGTCCGGTGACCTGGAACGCCTGCGCTTCAGCGCCACCCCGCTGGGCAACATGCCGGGCAACACGCAGCAGATGGCCCTGGAGGCGGAACGGCTGCTGCAGGACCACAGCTTCAACACTGTGCTGGTGGCCAACGCCGAGGGCACCGTGGTGGCCTCCAAGCCGGACAGCCTGGGCATCAACGGCCAGGCCCTGCGCTCGCGGGAGGCCCTGCAGCAGCGCCGCGCGATGGTCAGCCCGGCGTTCCGCTCCCTGGCGGGCAACCTCATCGTCTTCGTCTCCCACCCCATCTGGGGGCGCGACGGCCAGTACCTGGGGCTGATCGGCGGCACCATCTACCTGGGCAAGCCCAATGCCCTGGATTCGCTCGTCAGCCAGCACTTCCACCACGACGCCTCCAACGTCTACCTGGTGGACCCGGACCGCAAGGTGCTGTTCCACCCCGACGCCAGCCGAGTTGGCAAGTGCCTGAGGGCCAACCCCATCGTCGATGCGGTGCTCAAGGGCGAGAGCGGCGCCATGCAGGCGGTCAACACACGGGGCGTGGAGATGCTCGCCGGCTACGCCAGCGTGCCGTTGAGTGGCTGGGGCGTGGTGGCGCAGCAGCCCCTGGCTGCACTGGAGGAACTGATGATGCGCCTGCTGGCCGGGCTGCCGCCCATGAGCCTGCTGGGCGTGGGGTTGATTCTCTGGATTTCCGCGCGTATCAGCCGCCCCCTGCGGCAACTGGCCGAGAGTGCGGCGCAACCGGAGCGGGTGGAGAAGGCCCTGCGGGTGAAGGCCTGGTACGCCGAGGCCTGGATGATCAAGCGGGCCCTGCTGGCGGGCCTGGAAGTGATCCGGGCCAAGCTCGGCCAACTGGACCAGCAGACCAAGAGCAACCCCCTTACCGGGCTGGCCAATCGGCGCGCCATGGAGGAGCGCTTGCAGGCCAGGCAACGGCTGGGCACGCCGTTCTCCGTGATCAGCCTGGACATCGACCACTTCAAGCGGGTCAACGACACCTTCGGCCACGACACGGGTGACGACGTGCTGCGTCAGTTCGCCGAGCTGTTGCGCCAGGGCTGCCGGGAGCGGGACCTGCCGTGTCGTGTCGGCGGCGAGGAGTTCATCCTGCTGCTGCCCGAGGCGCCCCTGCGCACGGCGGCGGAGGTGGCCGAGCGCTTCCGCGCCCGGCAGGAGGCCACCCCGATCGCGCCCGTCGGCCAGATCACCGTGTCCCTCGGCGTGGTGCACTGGTCACCCCGAGGGGGGGGCACAGCGTACAAGACGTTCTGA
- a CDS encoding cell division protein, whose product MPAPDQNARLRQLLVYWLYAAAFGHLCAGIALTWANHLPLFELYQQSVERAFWAGAVPDGARAQQLWWQALFGATMQSYAVLMFALVRLGDRRRNASAWGWMILGILLWAPQDMLLSAQRGIWTHLWVDGFALLALLPPLAWLYRHDRRSAPD is encoded by the coding sequence ATGCCCGCCCCCGACCAGAACGCCCGCCTTCGCCAACTGCTCGTCTACTGGCTGTACGCCGCCGCCTTCGGCCATCTCTGTGCCGGCATCGCCCTGACCTGGGCCAATCACCTGCCGCTGTTCGAGCTCTATCAGCAGAGCGTGGAGCGAGCCTTCTGGGCCGGCGCGGTACCGGACGGCGCGCGCGCGCAGCAGCTGTGGTGGCAGGCCTTGTTCGGCGCGACCATGCAGAGCTACGCGGTGCTCATGTTCGCCCTGGTGCGCCTTGGCGACCGCCGACGCAACGCCTCGGCCTGGGGCTGGATGATTCTCGGCATCCTGCTGTGGGCCCCGCAGGACATGCTGCTCTCCGCGCAACGGGGTATCTGGACGCACCTGTGGGTCGACGGCTTCGCCCTGCTCGCCCTGCTGCCGCCCCTGGCCTGGCTGTACCGCCACGATCGCCGCAGCGCCCCGGACTGA
- a CDS encoding M4 family metallopeptidase, with translation MQRKFVGKSLILATLASPAIGLAAELVDVAKLPTRAGIAGGSDIHSDLGLAAEELDKGTSAKLPNGTQVTRYQQYYKGVRVWGEAITETRNGSTKRSGRMLVGIEQDLVRDATPTLTKEQALQQAKTLVQSSQPLSNEQSELVVRLNEQKQAQLAYVVSFFVGGDEPSRPHFMIEANTGEVLQRWEGLNHAEATGPGGNAKTGKYLYGTQYGPLIVNSRCEMNSGDVITVNLANSTNNTSVKPFRFACPYNEYKLTNGAYSPLNDAHYFGNVVFQMYGNWFGGLRPLNEKKLYMKVHYGNGYENAFWDGQAMTFGDGKNRFYPLVSLDVSAHEVSHGFTELNSGLVYDGQSGGMNEAFSDMAGEAAEYYMKGQNDWKVGAEIFKGNGSLRYMDQPSRDGSSIDHASDYYDGIDVHHSSGVYNRAFYLLAKSTGWNTRKAFEVFVDANRFYWTETSTFDQGACGVIKSAQNRSLPTTDVVNAFKTVGVTCKTSL, from the coding sequence ATGCAAAGGAAGTTCGTAGGAAAGTCGTTGATCCTGGCCACTCTTGCCTCTCCCGCGATAGGACTCGCGGCCGAGCTGGTAGATGTCGCCAAACTGCCGACCCGGGCGGGAATAGCCGGCGGCAGCGATATCCACTCCGACCTGGGCCTGGCCGCCGAGGAACTCGACAAGGGCACCAGCGCGAAGCTGCCGAACGGCACCCAGGTCACCCGCTACCAGCAGTACTACAAGGGTGTGCGGGTCTGGGGCGAAGCCATCACCGAAACCCGCAACGGCAGCACCAAGCGCAGTGGCCGGATGCTCGTGGGCATCGAGCAGGACCTGGTGCGTGACGCCACCCCCACCCTCACCAAGGAGCAGGCCCTGCAGCAGGCCAAGACCCTGGTGCAGAGCAGCCAGCCGCTGAGCAACGAGCAGAGCGAACTGGTGGTGCGGCTGAACGAGCAGAAGCAGGCGCAGCTCGCCTACGTCGTGTCGTTCTTCGTGGGCGGTGACGAGCCGTCCCGCCCGCACTTCATGATCGAAGCGAACACCGGCGAGGTCCTGCAACGCTGGGAAGGCCTCAACCACGCCGAAGCCACCGGCCCGGGCGGCAACGCCAAGACCGGCAAGTACCTCTATGGCACCCAGTACGGCCCGCTGATCGTCAACTCCCGCTGCGAAATGAACAGCGGCGACGTGATCACCGTGAACCTCGCCAACAGCACCAACAACACCAGCGTCAAACCCTTCCGCTTCGCCTGCCCATACAACGAGTACAAGCTCACCAACGGGGCCTACTCGCCGCTCAACGATGCCCACTACTTCGGCAACGTGGTGTTCCAGATGTACGGCAACTGGTTCGGCGGGCTGCGCCCGCTCAACGAGAAGAAGCTGTACATGAAGGTGCACTACGGCAACGGCTACGAGAATGCCTTCTGGGACGGCCAGGCCATGACCTTCGGCGACGGCAAGAACCGCTTCTACCCGCTGGTATCGCTCGACGTCTCGGCCCACGAAGTCAGCCATGGCTTCACCGAGCTGAACTCGGGCCTGGTCTACGACGGGCAGTCCGGCGGCATGAACGAGGCCTTCTCGGACATGGCCGGCGAAGCCGCCGAGTACTACATGAAGGGGCAGAACGACTGGAAGGTGGGTGCCGAGATCTTCAAGGGCAACGGCTCGCTGCGCTACATGGACCAGCCCAGCCGTGACGGCAGCTCCATCGACCACGCCAGCGACTACTACGACGGCATCGACGTGCACCACTCCAGCGGGGTGTACAACCGCGCCTTCTACCTGCTGGCCAAGTCGACCGGCTGGAACACCCGCAAGGCCTTCGAAGTGTTCGTCGACGCCAACCGCTTCTACTGGACCGAGACCAGCACCTTCGACCAGGGCGCCTGCGGCGTGATCAAGTCGGCGCAGAACCGCAGCCTGCCGACGACGGATGTGGTCAACGCGTTCAAGACCGTGGGCGTGACCTGCAAGACCTCGCTGTAG